A part of Drosophila bipectinata strain 14024-0381.07 chromosome 3L, DbipHiC1v2, whole genome shotgun sequence genomic DNA contains:
- the LOC108127688 gene encoding uncharacterized protein isoform X2, translating into MERLIKQWAPIVWLAPEEKFMPLGVEEFLQHVHPMDKDSGSFRPGVPFSEYSTKSHLVTNDEVQELLENEQSFIYGRNPNEKPVPIYGVVSLCPPKRDFMNPVPTPPLASTRGPYIPVSIDPLEDRNDTVRRSSRLYPLFQRVKREAPMYSPPLNEYEELVVAETTPRPQPEKDLEQEPDSSVPVNNFIANLADNVKFSGGSDLDDNLEENSIGETPEQEVNGGKGKLPGFHVTYWMFYPYSQGKTMCTVSLGPLGRIPFPAVYGYCLGNRKDIGSHVGDWEHMSLYFNGDSEPQAMYVSAHDAGAFYSYNRLTGSFEFRRQETRKGILQRPNFPKTVTTFKNHPVLFAAKGSHGLWTAPGKHRFVKVARLYDINGFGTPWNTWKAVDISYENLRSYGRSLVPDWLTYRGKWGNPKSKCHPFRRIGLNFCEFTDGPTGIPLKEPHFQCGADYR; encoded by the exons TGGAGCGGCTGATCAAGCAATGGGCGCCCATCGTTTGGCTGGCGCCCGAGGAGAAGTTCATGCCGCTGGGCGTCGAGGAGTTCCTGCAGCATGTCCATCCGATGGACAAGGACAGCGGCAGCTTCCGGCCCGGTGTTCCCTTCAGCGAGTACTCGACCAAGTCGCATCTGGTGACGAACGACGAGGTCCAGGAACTGCTGGAGAATGAACAGTCCTTCATTTACGGACGGAATCCCAACGAGAAACCCGTGCCCATATATGGAGTGGTTAGCCTCTGCCCGCCGAAACGGGATTTTATGAACCCAGTCCCGACTCCGCCGCTGGCCAGCACCCGAGGCCCCTACATACCGGTGTCCATTGATCCGCTGGAGGATCGGAACGACACGGTGCGGAGGTCCTCGCGCCTGTATCCACTCTTCCAGAGGGTGAAGCGTGAGGCACCCATGTACAGTCCCCCCCTCAACGAGTACGAGGAGCTGGTAGTAGCGGAGACCACCCCCAGGCCTCAGCCGGAGAAGGATCTGGAGCAAGAGCCGGACAGCAGCGTTCCAGTCAACAATTTCATCGCCAATCTGGCGGACAATGTCAAGTTCAGTGGAGGATCCGACCTGGACGACAATCTGGAGGAGAACAGCATCGGCGAGACGCCAGAGCAGGAGGTTAATGGTGGCAAGGGCAAGCTTCCAGGCTTCCATGTCACCTACTGGATGTTCTATCCCTACAGCCAGGGCAAGACCATGTGCACCGTCAGTCTGGGCCCGCTGGGAAGGATTCCCTTTCCGGCTGTATATGGTTACTGTCTCGGGAATCGCAAGGACATAGGCAGCCATGTCGGCGACTGGGAGCACATGAGTTTGTACTTCAACGGAGACTCCGAGCCCCAAGCCATGTATGTCTCGGCCCATGATGCGGGAGCCTTCTACAGTTACAACCGCCTGACGGGCTCCTTTGAGTTCCGCCGGCAGGAGACGCGCAAGGGCATCCTGCAGCGCCCCAACTTCCCCAagacggtgacaactttcaagAACCATCCGGTTCTGTTTGCCGCCAAGGGCTCTCATGGTCTGTGGACAGCTCCTGGAAAGCATCGATTCGTCAAGGTGGCTCGTTTGTACGACATAAACGGATTCGGAACACCCTGGAATACTTGGAAGGCGGTGGACATAAGCTACGAGAACCTGAGGTCCTACG GACGATCACTGGTGCCCGACTGGCTCACGTATCGCGGCAAGTGGGGCAACCCCAAGAGCAAGTGTCATCCCTTCCGGCGGATCGGATTGAACTTCTGCGAGTTTACGGACGGACCTACGGGCATACCCCTTAAGGAGCCCCACTTCCAATGCGGTGCCGACTATCGCTGA